Proteins encoded together in one Solanum lycopersicum chromosome 7, SLM_r2.1 window:
- the LOC101265941 gene encoding probable beta-1,3-galactosyltransferase 14, with protein MPSSPKSFNAWPSSSSSSTIYSRRSTVLIFCSLIGVAGFIFGFIAISKQGLGSNCKYAEPRSVSVVWDRSGSKASEDADGVSDEGQKRHKVMGFVGIQTGFASTGRRRSLRQTWFPSDHEGLQKLEEATGLAFKFVIGRTSDQYKMAELKKEVAEYDDFLLLDIEEKYSKLPYKTIAFFKAAYALYDSEFYVKADDDIYLRPDRLSLLLAKERPHSQTYLGCMKKGPVLTDPKLKWYEPLGYMLGKEYFLHAYGPIYALSADVVMSLVALRNNSFRMFSNEDVTIGSWMLAMNVNHENNQHLCESECTPSSIAVWDIPKCSGLCNPEKKMLELHAKDACSKSPTLPSDEDD; from the exons ATGCCTTCATCTCCTAAATCTTTCAATGCTTGgccatcttcttcttcatcctcAACTATCTACTCCCGCAGATCGACGGTCCTGATCTTCTGTTCTCTCATCGGTGTAGCTGGGTTTATCTTCGGTTTTATTGCAATTTCGAAGCAGGGTTTAGGGTCAAATTGTAAATATGCTGAACCTCGATCTGTTTCTGTTGTTTGGGATAGAAGTGGTAGTAAGGCAAGTGAAGATGCTGATGGAGTTTCAGATGAAGGGCAAAAGAGGCATAAAGTTATGGGATTTGTTGGGATCCAAACTGGGTTTGCTTCCACTGGTCGTCGCCGGTCGTTGAGGCAAACTTGGTTTCCTTCTGATCATGAAGGCCTTCAAAA GTTAGAAGAAGCTACTGGCTTGgcttttaaatttgtaattggTAGAACAAGTGATCAATACAAAATGGCAGAGCTTAAAAAAGAGGTAGCAGAATATGATGATTTTTTACTATTAGACATTGAAGAGAAGTACAGTAAGCTACCATACAAAAC CATAGCTTTTTTCAAAGCTGCCTATGCGCTTTATGACTCTGAATTTTATGTTAAAGCTGATGACGACATATATTTGAGGCCAG ACCGCCTTTCACTGCTCTTGGCCAAAGAGCGCCCTCACTCCCAAACATACCTTGGATGCATGAAAAAGGGTCCAGTTCTCACTGACCCCAAGCTCAAATG GTATGAACCACTTGGATATATGCTCGGGAAGGAGTATTTTCTCCATGCTTATGGTCCTATTTATGCTCTTTCTGCTGATGTTGTTATGAGTTTGGTTGCCCTCAGGAACAACAG TTTCCGAATGTTTAGCAATGAGGATGTTACTATTGGTTCCTGGATGCTTGCGATGAATGTTAATCATGAGAATAATCAACACTTATGTGAATCAGAGTGTACCCCTTCATCCATTGCTGTGTGGGACATTCCCAAGTGTTCAG GGCTATGTAACCCCGAGAAGAAAATGTTGGAACTTCATGCGAAAGATGCCTGCTCAAAGAGTCCTACTCTGCCATCAGATGAGGATGATTAG
- the LOC101265659 gene encoding increased DNA methylation 1, translating into MTKNTRSTLGLWRSNKSAKMLFNKDIEGLCDDGFDGSGNETHMFANVHFGNEGDTKKCLVTGMIDFEGDLTSQTDEPGHLCGENFVLTAHHDSHDIKEDSGEDPCERELTNNHVEKESEPLPSLDIVPADITPQPSSCPSLNVICHVVESSNQGVKSSSYLQKRHNVLDKSHVLGEMESSVLRSSKIEGNGWKDVVGKGIASPPSQESYAIGSAAKSSGILRPSKPKWRDHCFVELDESELLTIKDSPNDPRPLLRHHIHRLLRAAGWVIGRRKRNNKFHGIGEYVYKSPEGRPIREFWRAWTLCGQSLLTYADGIFPEKDCTLWSDMTQFLSDLSVSVKEIDKELATLETASALARLWSLLDPFVTVVFIDKALRSLKEGKTIKAKMTLATAPVKNNIKNVDDTGNLFADERTLQNQPCSSSFVSDSALNETDKWIHEDYGDESSLNLTEPQMGEGKCINGVSCDYPNERSMCLRDTVSEGANKYRKLLKNVNDLPELAPLPSCGPETNGEQEYCLFEVPICSGHALTSIGGSDNMTKSLTIISDGIPHAESSVLKREVLKKSKKLSEMESANGQDDQCDPSGRKSGVHEVITSKQNSGPKKRKKCRLSDDDLLISAVFRNTTCKSGNKRSSGKIKPLRKRKNQKSGGKLLLRSLIKGGKHFPEEKWPTFASRTVLSWLIHSGVVSLNEMIQYQNLKDDSVVKTGYITADGISCNCCDEVLSISSFKKHAGFKHNRPCLNLFMENGKPFTLCQLEAWSDEYKARRAVSQTSQAEERDQNDDSCGRCGDGGELICCDNCPATFHLACLFTQELPEGSWYCSQCTCQKCGDVVRCSESSSPGGYKCSQCEHKYHEACSDLRITKTGLASDTWFCSESCQEVYEGLHSRIGFVNHLADGFSWTILRCILGDHKVHSQRFIALKAECNSKLAVALTIMEECFLPMVDPRTGIDMIPHVIYSWGSQFSRLNYLGFYTMILEKDDISVAVASVRIHGVTVAEMPLIATCSKYRRQGMCRRLLNSILEMLKSFKVEKLVISAIPGLVETWTCGFGFEPLEDHEKRSLSHINLMVFPGTVWLKKSLFQAADADQPSVCPGGNGLTIIEPMQHCVPSQDVNAGADVRDPPQSESLQFCEDEGGSNQDLGQGCEGNTINPEHQTETRLPDSNDLQPVEVLCVVDALPSKCSKLSEEPVLTYISHGEAGCRVDNLQMNVDSHFCLDEVN; encoded by the exons ATGACCAAGAATACAAGAAGTACTTTAGGATTGTGGAGAAGTAATAAGTCAGCAAAGATGCTGTTCAACAAAGACATTGAAGGTCTGTGTGATGATGGCTTTGATGGGTCAGGGAATGAGACACATATGTTTGCAAATGTGCACTTTGGAAATGAGGGTGATACCAAAAAGTGTCTTGTGACCGGAATGATCGACTTTGAGGGCGACCTTACTAGCCAGACAGATGAACCTGGACATTTGTGTGgtgaaaattttgttttgacaGCACATCATGATTCTCATGACATTAAGGAAGATTCTGGAGAAGACCCTTGTGAACGAGAGCTAACCAATAATCATGTGGAAAAGGAATCGGAACCATTACCTTCCTTGGACATAGTACCTGCAGATATTACTCCGCAACCTTCTTCCTGCCCTTCTTTGAATGTAATTTGTCACGTAGTTGAATCTTCAAACCAAGGTGTTAAATCAAGTTCTTATTTGCAGAAGCGGCACAATGTGCTGGACAAAAGTCATGTGCTTGGTGAAATGGAGTCATCAGTATTAAGATCATCTAAAATTGAAGGAAATGGATGGAAGGATGTTGTTGGTAAGGGAATTGCATCACCTCCTTCTCAGGAGAGCTATGCAATTGGCAGTGCTGCGAAGTCATCAGGAATTCTTAGACCTAGCAAGCCTAAATGGAGGGACCATTGCTTTGTAGAACTGGATGAATCTGAATTGCTAACGATTAAGGATTCTCCAAATGACCCTCGCCCTCTTCTACGGCACCACATCCATCGTTTGCTCAGAGCAGCAGGGTGGGTAATCGGGAGGCGTAAACGCAATAATAAATTTCATGGAATTGGTGAGTATGTTTACAAGTCACCTGAAGGAAGACCAATTCGTGAATTCTGGAGAGCCTGGACCTTGTGTGGACAGAGTTTGCTTACTTATGCAGATGGTATTTTTCCAGAAAAGGATTGTACTTTGTGGTCTGATATGACACAATTTTTGAGTGACCTCTCAGTTTCAGTGAAGGAGATTGATAAAGAACTGGCTACCTTGGAAACAGCTTCTGCATTGGCTCGGCTTTGGAGTCTTCTCGATCCTTTTGTAACTGTGGTGTTCATTGACAAGGCATTGCGCTCTCtcaaagaaggaaaaacaaTTAAAGCCAAAATGACTTTGGCCACTGCTCCtgttaaaaataacataaagaaTGTAGACGACACAGGAAATCTGTTTGCTGATGAGAGGACTTTGCAGAATCAGCCTTGCAGCTCATCTTTTGTCTCAGATAGTGCATTGAATGAGACTGATAAATGGATCCACGAGGACTATGGTGATGAAAGTTCTCTCAACTTAACAGAGCCCCAGATGGGTGAAGGCAAATGTATAAATGGTGTATCTTGTGATTATCCTAATGAAAGATCCATGTGCTTAAGGGATACTGTCAGTGAGGGTGCTAATAAATACAGAAAACTCTTAAAAAATGTTAATGATCTACCTGAATTAGCTCCTTTACCATCTTGTGGACCTGAAACAAATGGTGAACAAGAATATTGTTTGTTCGAAGTTCCCATTTGTTCAGGACATGCACTAACCTCGATTGGAGGATCTGATAATATGACCAAATCTCTGACAATAATTTCCGATGGTATACCTCATGCAGAAAGTTCAGTCTTGAAAAGGGAGGTCCTGAAGAAATCAAAGAAGTTATCAGAAATGGAATCCGCTAATGGCCAAGATGACCAGTGTGATCCATCTGGTAGGAAGAGTGGAGTTCATGAAGTAATTACAAGCAAACAAAACTCTGGGCCAAAGAAACGTAAGAAATGCCGTCTTAGTGACGATGATCTCTTAATTTCAGCCGTATTTAGAAACACGACATGCAAATCTGGCAACAAAAGGTCCTCTGGTAAAATCAAACCTCTAAGGAAAAGGAAGAACCAGAAAAGTGGTGGTAAGTTGCTTTTACGTAGTCTTATTAAGGGTGGAAAACACTTCCCCGAAGAAAAATGGCCTACCTTTGCCTCAAGGACTGTGTTATCCTGGTTAATTCATTCTGGGGTTGTCTCCCTAAATGAAATGATCCAGTACCAGAACTTGAAGGATGATTCTGTGGTAAAAACCGGCTATATTACCGCTGATGGAATATCGTGTAATTGCTGTGACGAGGTCCTATCCATCTCTAGCTTCAAAAAGCATGCCGGTTTTAAGCACAATCGCCCCTGTTTGAATCTTTTCATGGAGAATGGTAAGCCATTCACCTTATGTCAGCTTGAGGCTTGGTCAGATGAATACAAGGCACGGAGGGCAGTTTCTCAAACTTCCCAAGCTGAGGAAAGGGACCAAAATGATGACAGTTGCGGGCGATGTGGTGATGGAGGCGAACTGATTTGCTGTGACAATTGTCCAGCTACATTTCATCTAGCTTGTTTGTTCACACAG GAGCTTCCTGAAGGGAGTTGGTACTGTTCACAATGCACGTGCCAGAAATGTGGGGACGTGGTTAGATGTAGTGAATCAAGTTCTCCTGGTGGATATAAATGTTCACAATGTGAACATAAAT ATCATGAAGCATGCAGTGATTTAAGGATTACAAAAACTGGTCTGGCCTCTGATACATGGTTCTGCAGCGAAAGCtgtcaagag GTTTATGAAGGTCTTCACTCTCGCATTGGGTTCGTTAATCATCTGGCTGATGGCTTTTCATGGACAATTCTGAGGTGCATTCTCGGTGACCACAAAGTTCATTCTCAGCGGTTCATTGCTTTGAAGGCAGAATGCAACTCAAAGTTAGCAGTTGCCCTTACGATTATGGAGGAGTGCTTTCTTCCCATGGTGGATCCAAGAACTGGCATAGATATGATACCCCATGTGATATACAGCTGGGG atCACAATTTTCTCGGTTAAATTATCTTGGATTCTACACGATGATCCTGGAGAAAGATGACATATCAGTAGCTGTAGCATCAGTAAG GATCCATGGAGTAACAGTTGCTGAGATGCCTCTAATTGCAACATGCAGTAAATACCGCCGCCAGGGAATGTGCAGGCGCCTACTAAATTCTATACTGGAG ATGCTAAAGTCGTTCAAGGTTGAGAAACTTGTCATATCAGCTATTCCAGGTTTAGTGGAAACATGGACTTGTGGCTTTGGCTTTGAACCCTTGGAAGATCACGAGAAACGAAGTCTAAGTCATATCAACCTCATGGTGTTCCCTGGAACTGTATGGTTGAAGAAGTCTTTGTTTCAAGCTGCTGATGCAGATCAACCGAGTG TTTGTCCGGGTGGAAATGGCCTCACCATTATCGAGCCCATGCAACATTGCGTGCCATCTCAAGATGTCAATGCAGGAGCTGATGTCAGAGACCCACCTCAGTCTGAGAGTTTGCAATTCTGTGAAGATGAAGGTGGTAGTAATCAGGATCTTGGGCAAGGCTGTGAAGGAAACACCATTAATCCAGAGCATCAAACCGAAACCAGGCTGCCGGACTCAAATGATTTGCAACCAGTGGAAGTGCTGTGTGTTGTTGATGCTCTGCCTAGCAAGTGCTCAAAACTCTCCGAGGAACCGGTTCTGACGTATATCAGCCATGGGGAAGCAGGTTGTAGAGTAGATAATTTGCAGATGAATGTGGATAGTCATTTTTGTTTAGATGAAGTGAATTAA